A region from the Aphis gossypii isolate Hap1 chromosome 1, ASM2018417v2, whole genome shotgun sequence genome encodes:
- the LOC114128172 gene encoding cAMP-dependent protein kinase inhibitor beta-like yields the protein MQVPSCSDTMTSESADSGLCDKSIMLRKHRKNVFNKSALRMVAAEMSSNQDKDATQVQYIDISPDFLTTGRTGRRNALPDILGEHKLTSTADLPDRLQALTTNEGAGTSNIQPSTSSDSDMIKTQNATC from the exons ATGCAGGTGCCTTCTTGCAGCGATACTATGACGTCAGAGTCGGCCGACAGTGGTCTGTGTGACAAGTCCATAATGCTTCGCAAACAccgcaaaaatgtatttaataaatcag CATTGAGAATGGTAGCTGCAGAAATGTCAAGTAATCAAGATAAAGATGCCACTCAAGTGCAATACATAGATATCAGTCCTGATTTTTTAACAACTGGACGAACTGGCAGACGGAATGCATTACCAGATATATTAGGTGAACACAAACTAACATCCACAGCTGATTTGCCAGACCGATTACAAGCACTCACAACAAATG AAGGAGCTGGGACAAGTAATATACAGCCATCAACTAGTAGTGATTCAGACAtgataaaaacacaaaatgcaACATGTTGA